Below is a genomic region from Sulfuricurvum sp..
AATAAACTAGTTGTAAAAAAATTGTGTCAAAAGTAATAAAATCTGTCCACAATGGAGATTACTTTTGAGGGCTATTTCTTATATGACAGACAAATCTACTTTAGATAACATAAGATAAATTATATTGGAAGTTGATCTATTCATATCTGCTATTTGGTGTTTAACCCCTAATATGGATGATGATTTGAATTATAGTTGCAATTATTACTTAAACAAATTGTAATATTTTTTTTTGAGATTTTTTTCTAACTATTTATTGCTATTATTTTTCTGGTTGACTTTTAAATTCTAATGCTAATATAAGTCTAATTTAGGAGATATATCATGAAACTCATAGAGAAAAAGTATTACAGCATTTATTTGGTTATTACCATCATCTTAATTTGTTTTATCTTTATGATAATCAGCACATTCATTATTTATAAAAATATTGGAGAAGGCAAAACTAGTCTTGATATTGCCATTCAGCAATCTAAAGAAAAATGCAATGAAAAAAATGGAAAGATAGTCATTCAAAATAAAAACAATCCTCTTAATTCTAAATGTGTCATCGATACTAAAAATGTATCTAAATAAAAGACAGATATCAGACATCCATCGCAAATATATTTCCTAAATTGCAGTATTCTTTTACCATTCAATATATCTAAAGGATGTAGATGAAAGTTATCGCCTTTGCAGCCAGCAGCAGTAAGTATTCGATTAATAAAATGTTAGTTACTTATGTAGCAGGATTACTTCAAAATTGTGAAGTTGAAATTCTTGATTTGAATGATTATGAGCTTCCTCTTTTCAGTGTTGATCGTGAAAATGAACTAGGTCATCCTGATCTAGCAAAAGCTTTTTTTAATAAAATTGGACAAAGTGATGCTCTAATCATCTCATTTGCTGAACATAACGGTTCATATACGGCCGCATATAAAAGTTTGTTCGATTGGTGCTCTCGTATTGATTCAAAAGTTTTTCAAAATAAACCGATGTTCTTGCTTTCAACATCACCAGGATCAAGAGGGGGAGCGACTGTGCTTGCAACAGCTTCTGCATCAGCCCAATTTTTCGGTGGCCATGTTAAGGCCAGCATTAGTGTTCCGAGTTTTAATCAAAATTTTGATCTTGAAACAGAACGTATTATCAATCCAGAAATTAACATTCAGATAGTTAATACGCTTCACACTTTTATCGAATCAATAAATACGTAAAAAACTAGATTTAGTAAATTATTCGGCTAATTCGGTAAATTGTTCTTTACCCACACCGCATTCAGGACAAACCCAGCCTCCCGGAAGATCTTCAAACGAAGTAGCAGCAGAAATGCCATTCTCAGGGTCGCCTAATTCCGGATCATAAATATATCCGCATACATTACATTCATATTTTTTCATCTTTTCTCCTTGGTTAAATGTACTTATTCATCTCATTGCTAAGCGCATGAAAATCAACTTCATGCAGATACAGCGGCTTACTTCCTATCTGACTTTCATCCCGAAGCACATCTTCCAAAACACCTTTTTGCGGGCTTTTATAGATAACCCCAATCGGAAAGGGATGAGACTCCAACGATTTTTCAAATGCCTTGACCTTATCCTCAGGGTTATACTCACTCGGTAATACATACACATTCTCTTTGAACCATTTAAACGTATTGATTTTATTGAACGTAACGCACGGCTGAAAAATATCGATCAATACATACCCTTTGTGGGCGATAGCAATTTTAAGCATCTCTTTGCAGTGTTCTTTATTCCCCGAAAAAGTACGGATCACGAGCGATGCATCAAGCGATATCGCCGTTGCGATAGGATTAAATGGCTCTACATGCACCCCCTCAGTCTGTACGGGTGTCTTAAACCCCCGCTGTGATGTCGGAGAGGCTTGACCCTTAGTGAGGCCATAGACCATATTGTTATGGACGATATTAATGATGTCGGCGTTTCGACGAATGGCACTCATAAAGTGGTTTCCCCCCTCCCCGTACATATCACCATCACCCCCTTCGGCAATCACGGTTAAAGAGGGGTTGGAAACTTTGATCCCCTGCGCGACGGGAAGTGCTCTACCGTGGAGTCCATTGAACATATGAACATGCATATATTGAGGTGTTTTTGCCGCCTGTCCTATTCCTGAAACCACAACGCATTGAAGCGGATCAAGCCCCATTTCCTCCAACGCCTCTTTCAAATGCGCAAGAATCGAAAAATTCCCGCATCCGGGGCACCATGCGTTATCCTCTACGATTCTATCAAACCGTGTACTCATCGGATCTCCTTTAACAGCAGTGCGATTTTTTCGGAGAGTTCATCAACAAAAAAGCTCAGCCCGTCAGATTTCAGGATCTGATCATCTGCGGTGATTCCGTGCAGTCGTAAAAGTTTTGCGAACTGCCCCGTGGCGTTATTTTCGATGACGATAAGGCGTTTGGCTTTTTGAAGCGGTGCAAGCTGAGATTCGCATAGTGGATGAACCCACGAGAAATGGACAGTTGAGAGCCTCTTATCCGCTATCCTCTCAACCGCCTCCTTAATAATATATTTCGTACTCCCCCATCCGACAACGGCAATCTCTCCATCTGCCTCGACATCGGGGAGAATAGCTACTTTCGCTACTAACGGACGTTTTTGAAGCCGTTTAGTGTTTTGCTCGTTCCGCACAGACATACTCTCAGTAATCAGCCCCTCCTCGGTGTGTTCATCCGAATCGACCAATACCAGCGCCTCACCGTATCCCGGAATCCCGCGAGGGCTGATACCCTCCGAGTTGATAGAATAGCGTTTGTAGTCCGCATCCGTCTTTACGATGTGATGAACAGGTGCTATAGGATCAATTTCAAACCGCTCGACATTGAAATAGCTATCTGCCAAATACTGATCGCTCATAAGTACCACGGGAACCTGATACGCATCGGCGAGTTCAAACGCTTTTCGTACAAGTTCAAAACACTCTTTCGGATCACTGGGAGCCAATACGATCCTCGGAAACTCTCCATGCCCGCTGTAAATAGCGAGTTCCAAGTCCCCCTGCTCCGTCCGTGTCGGTAGACCCGTTGCAGGACTGGGACGTTGCGCCAGATAGACAACCATCGGCGTTTCAGTTATTCCGCTGAGACTGAGTCCCTCACCCATCAGGGCAAATCCACCGCCGCTCGTCGTCGTGATCGCCCGCCCGCCGCTGTACCAAACCCCCAAGCCCATCTGAAATGCCGCGATTTCATCTTCGGCCTGCTCGACACAGATTCCGAAATTTCGACTCTGCTTCGCCAAAAAGGTCAGCACCCCTGTCGAGGGGCTCATCGGATAACTGGAAATAAAATTGCATCCACCCGCTATCGCTCCGAACCCGATTCCCTCCGTCCCGCTCAAAAAGAAATCCTTTGCTTGCTGGGCTGATAGATTCGGTTCGATACAGTAAAGGCAGTTTTCGTTTTCCTGTCCCAGTTTCGCTCCGATCTCTAACGCTTTGAGATTCACTTCGAGCATCTCGTTACTGTACAGCTGTGCTACAATCTCCCTCAATACGTTCACATCGCATCCGAGCAGTCCGAAAATCAGCGCAGCGGCAATCGTGTTAGAAACAATAGGGTTCCCAACGCTTTTGGCCAACCCTTCCAGATCGTGATCGTAAAATGTACAGTCGCATTCGAAATCCCCTTTTTTGGCGATTACAAACGTCTCTTTTGTGATCCGATCTTGTGCATGATAAAAAGCATTGGTATCCAACGGAACGAATATGTCTGCTTTGTATACGGGTGCATTAACCGGACGCTTTGAGATTCGTATCAGCGTCGTATTGCTGCCGCCACGAACCCTGGACATGAACTCTTTGGTCGAAAAGGTATAAAACCCGGCTCGCTTAAACCCCTTGGTCAAAAGGGTCTCAATACTTGCAATCCCTTGCCCCGCTTTTCCTCCGATCAATACCGAAACCGAATCTCTCATTGTCTCGCCCCCCAGGTAATTTTTCCGCCGTAATATCCGACGATTGTAACCGAAATAATCGTAATAAATATGACACCATGGTACATCAAACCATCAATCCCATGACTAAAAGGGACATCGCTATTCGTAAATCTTTGAATCAGTGGGCTAATCCCGACGATCAGAGTAAAGAGAGCGCCGATCAGCTTGATGACGAACGCTTTGGACGTCGCAAAATCGTAGTTGATCCACCAGCTGAATACTCCTGCGATCAATGCAACAAAACCCATCACGGTAGCGATCAAAAACGATAGGAATACAGCCGCTTCGTATTCGGTAGTAGGATTTGATAAGAACAAAACATCCGCGAAACCGCTGAAATAGTGCAGTGCAATCGGAAAATGAACGACTGCAGGATGGGGATGATATATGGCATACCATTGACGATATCGCTCTTTACGAGCCTCTTTTTCATCGAATGATATTTCATTTGTTGTAGCAATGAATACTCCGATTTGGGGACAATTTTGAAAAACTATATCACCATGCGGTGCATTCGCAAGTTCTACTGTAAGATCAAACCCTGCATAATGTTTTTTAAAATGAATCCCATTTTTCCAAAATTTTGACTCACTAACGTCGTATACGTTCCCTTTGAAAGCGATGTAAGCCGGTTCGCCGTCTTGACCGTTGTATTTTCGAAGCTCTTCTTCGGTAAATTCCATCATAACATCCTACCTAGATATTTTTACGCAAATTATCATTAGTCGTAATTTAATGAAATATTTAACTGTTGCTTAAATACAATTGTAGTTCATACTGTTTTTGTAAGATTTTATTTTTATAAGTTAATATTATCACACGGTATTACAATTCAGGAGGATGAATTATGAAACATGTTCTTATGGAATTGCCTTATGAGCAATCCGGATTAGCTCCTTACATTTCAGCCGAAACGGTCTCGTACCATTACGGTAAACACCATGCCGGATATATCAACAAACTCAATACCCTAATTGAGGGAACAGAGTTTGAGGATAAACCGCTGGAACATATTATCAAATACGCTGCTAACGCTATTTTTAATAATGCCGCACAGGTTTATAACCACGACTTGTATTGGAAAGGGCTTATCAATAATTCTACAACCCCTTCAGTTGGGCTTTTAGAATTGATTGAGCGTGATTTTGGTTCAATGAAAGCGTTTGAAGAAGCATTTTTAACGGCAGCTGCAGGATTTTTCGGTTCAGGATGGATATGGCTTGTTATTACTAAAAGTGGAAAATTAGAGATTAAAATGACCACTAACGCCGATACACCGATACGCCATAACGATACACCGTTATTGACTTGCGATGTCTGGGAACACGCGTATTATATCGATTACCGAAATGTACGTCCCGATTATCTTGCCAACTGGTGGAAATTGGTCAATTGGAATTTTGTATCTGATAACCTGGCACGTGTTAAAGCCAACCCAATTGCCGGCTATAATCAGTCGTGCAATGACATAAGTGAAGTATGTGAATATGTCGATTATATGCAAAAAAATGAGCGTACGCCTTCATAATTTTCTAAAGATTAGTACAGCTCTGATAAAAAATAATAAAACTCAAGGAGTGAATTATGTTACGTGAACTTTCAATATTAATATTGTCCGGAATTATAAGTTCAGCTACCCTTTACGGGGTCGATTATGACGGTGAAAAAAGTACATTGATTGAAGCTCCGTATAGTATGTGCGTCATACCGCCGCAAATAAATGAAGCAAAAGCACAAGGGATAAACGTTGTCAATACAAAAAAAGCAAAAGCGTTGTATGACCAAAATGCTATTTTTTTTGATGCACGTGAAAAACGCCACTATTCAAAAGAGCATGTCAAGGGCGCATATCCTGTCTATTTCGATGAGTCAAAAGCACAATACATTGCACTGCAGCTACCTGCTGATAAAAAGCAACCTCTCGTTTTTTACTGCTACGGTGAATCGTGTGCAAATTCGTATGAAGCAGCTCTATCGGTACGAAAACTTGGGTATCAAAATGTCAATTGGCTCTTAAACGGATACACAAAATGGAAAATGGCAGGATATCCTATCTCTACCGAAAGAAAAAATTCAAAATGAAAAAAATAGTACGTATTATTTTTTAATACGTACTTCATTGTAATAAGTTTTAAAATTACTTTGATTACAAATCTTCTATATTTTTTGCAGACATCGGTCTATGATAATAGTACCCCTGAATCGAATCAATTCCATTATCTCGAAGGAATTCCATCTCATCGATTGTCTCTACTCCTTCAGCCAATACTTCTATCTCAAGACCTTTTGCTAAAGCAATGATCGTCTTAACAATCGTTTGATTTTTAGGTTCACTCATAATATTTCGAACAAAACTTATATCAATTTTTAGTTTATTGATTGGGAGATTTTTGAGATAGGATAATGAAGAATATCCAGTACCAAAATCATCAATTGATACATGAAATCCCATAATACGTAATTCATCTAAAATGACTATAACTTTTTCAGGATCAGATAGGATGGAGCGCTCTGTAATCTCAATCTCGATCCATTCAGGTTCGCACTTTGCATCATCAATAATGGCTTTGAGAATAGCTATAAAATCAGAGTGAATAAACTGACGAGCTGCCACATTCACCGCTATTCGCCCAGATAAAATACCTGCGTCAGCCCATTTTTTTGCTGTTTTACAACTCTCTTTTAAAACAAATTTACCGAGTTCAATAATGAGCCCACTCTCTTCTGCTATTGGTATAAAATCTGATGGAGATATCATACCATCGGGCGAAAACCAGCGAAGGAGTGCTTCTGTTCCTATAATTTCACGAGTGTTTGGGTCAACCTGCGGCTGATAATAGAGTTCTAATTCATTGTTTATGAGCGCTTTTTTGAGGTTTGTCAAAATCGACATTCGAGTAACTGCCTTCTCTGTCAAAACACTCTTGTATATACTAAAGGTATTTTTACCCGAATTTTTAGCTTCATACATAGCTGAATCAGCACATCGCATGAGTTCTTCACTATTTTTAGCATCTTTAGGATAAAAAGCGATACCAATACTTGCTGTAATATATATATCTTTAGCATCAATATGAAAAGGCTTATCAAGCATATTGGCAAGATTAATCATCATTGATTCTATCTGGAGATGTTCACCTTCAGATGGGACGATAATAACAAATTCATCTCCACCTGTACGAACAATATACGAATCAATGGGAAATAATTCTTTGAATAATTTAGTCATTTCGATCAAAAGCTTGTCTCCAAATCTATGCCCATAGGAGTCATTGACCTCTTTAAAACCGTCCAAATCAAGAAACATAAATGCTATTTTTTTATTTAAACTAACTACATGATTCATATATTCGTTCAAACTAAGGCGATTAGGTAAGCTTGTCAACTCATCATGATGTGCTAAATAGTCATATCTCTCTTTCTCATCAAGAATATGATCTTGATCAATTTGTTGTTGAGTAATATCTTCAAACGTAATGACTGATCCTATTATATTTGTTTCGAAGATAACAGGGGAAACTGACATATGTACTGGAAAAACTGACCCATCTTTACGATGAAAACGGTGTTCGATATAAGCAGTTTCACCATTTAATACAGCAATTTGTATTGGACATTCTTCACGGCTATAGTATTTTCCGTCGTAAATATTATAGTGAAATACATCGTGCGGAAACTGGCCTAAAATGTCACTTTCACTGAGCCCTAATAGTTTCAAGCCTGCAAAATTGATATAGTTACAACGATCGTCTAAATCAACCGCATAAACACCCTCTGCAATATTGTCAAACATCGTTTTCTGTTTAAGAAGTTGAATCTCATTTTGTTTATGCTCCGTAATATCATGTGAAATACCAAATATCCCGAGTAACGATCCGTCTTCATTATAGATGGGACCTTTAGTCGAGTAGAATACTTTTTTATCCCCAGAAAGCGTTATGGCTTGCTCTTCTTGGCTTCGGATAACTTTTTCTTTTAAAATAGTTTGATCCATTTCACGGAGTGCTTTTGCCCCTTCTGGAGTGAAAAGTACTTCGTCAGTATTTCCGATAGCTTCATCTTCACTTTTTCCTGCCAATTCAGAGGCAGCATGATTAAATAATAGATATTTTCCTTCAATATCTTTGACAAATATTGCATCTGGCGTGCTGTTGATAATAGTTTTGAGTAGTGCGTTAGAGCGGTTAAGTTCGATTTGAGCTTTTTTTTCACTCGTAACATTTGCGGAAATGACGATAAATTCTCCGTGATTCGGACTGTAAATTGAAAAGTTGTACCACTGATCGAGTGCTTTTAGATAATGTTCCCATTTACATGGTTTTCCGCTAGAGGCAACTTCACCGAAGACGCGGAGTGAATCGGGGTTTTCCTGCGTATATTCTGGGATGAATTCACTGATTTTTCGTCCAATTACATCATGTAATCCAGTCATCGATTCAAATATTTTATTAACATTGATGTATTCATAATCAACAGGGATACCATTTTCATAAATCATACGGCAAT
It encodes:
- a CDS encoding NAD(P)H-dependent oxidoreductase, with translation MKVIAFAASSSKYSINKMLVTYVAGLLQNCEVEILDLNDYELPLFSVDRENELGHPDLAKAFFNKIGQSDALIISFAEHNGSYTAAYKSLFDWCSRIDSKVFQNKPMFLLSTSPGSRGGATVLATASASAQFFGGHVKASISVPSFNQNFDLETERIINPEINIQIVNTLHTFIESINT
- the rd gene encoding rubredoxin, which gives rise to MKKYECNVCGYIYDPELGDPENGISAATSFEDLPGGWVCPECGVGKEQFTELAE
- a CDS encoding thiamine pyrophosphate-dependent enzyme — its product is MSTRFDRIVEDNAWCPGCGNFSILAHLKEALEEMGLDPLQCVVVSGIGQAAKTPQYMHVHMFNGLHGRALPVAQGIKVSNPSLTVIAEGGDGDMYGEGGNHFMSAIRRNADIINIVHNNMVYGLTKGQASPTSQRGFKTPVQTEGVHVEPFNPIATAISLDASLVIRTFSGNKEHCKEMLKIAIAHKGYVLIDIFQPCVTFNKINTFKWFKENVYVLPSEYNPEDKVKAFEKSLESHPFPIGVIYKSPQKGVLEDVLRDESQIGSKPLYLHEVDFHALSNEMNKYI
- a CDS encoding 2-oxoacid:acceptor oxidoreductase subunit alpha gives rise to the protein MRDSVSVLIGGKAGQGIASIETLLTKGFKRAGFYTFSTKEFMSRVRGGSNTTLIRISKRPVNAPVYKADIFVPLDTNAFYHAQDRITKETFVIAKKGDFECDCTFYDHDLEGLAKSVGNPIVSNTIAAALIFGLLGCDVNVLREIVAQLYSNEMLEVNLKALEIGAKLGQENENCLYCIEPNLSAQQAKDFFLSGTEGIGFGAIAGGCNFISSYPMSPSTGVLTFLAKQSRNFGICVEQAEDEIAAFQMGLGVWYSGGRAITTTSGGGFALMGEGLSLSGITETPMVVYLAQRPSPATGLPTRTEQGDLELAIYSGHGEFPRIVLAPSDPKECFELVRKAFELADAYQVPVVLMSDQYLADSYFNVERFEIDPIAPVHHIVKTDADYKRYSINSEGISPRGIPGYGEALVLVDSDEHTEEGLITESMSVRNEQNTKRLQKRPLVAKVAILPDVEADGEIAVVGWGSTKYIIKEAVERIADKRLSTVHFSWVHPLCESQLAPLQKAKRLIVIENNATGQFAKLLRLHGITADDQILKSDGLSFFVDELSEKIALLLKEIR
- a CDS encoding DUF2231 domain-containing protein, which encodes MMEFTEEELRKYNGQDGEPAYIAFKGNVYDVSESKFWKNGIHFKKHYAGFDLTVELANAPHGDIVFQNCPQIGVFIATTNEISFDEKEARKERYRQWYAIYHPHPAVVHFPIALHYFSGFADVLFLSNPTTEYEAAVFLSFLIATVMGFVALIAGVFSWWINYDFATSKAFVIKLIGALFTLIVGISPLIQRFTNSDVPFSHGIDGLMYHGVIFITIISVTIVGYYGGKITWGARQ
- a CDS encoding superoxide dismutase; amino-acid sequence: MKHVLMELPYEQSGLAPYISAETVSYHYGKHHAGYINKLNTLIEGTEFEDKPLEHIIKYAANAIFNNAAQVYNHDLYWKGLINNSTTPSVGLLELIERDFGSMKAFEEAFLTAAAGFFGSGWIWLVITKSGKLEIKMTTNADTPIRHNDTPLLTCDVWEHAYYIDYRNVRPDYLANWWKLVNWNFVSDNLARVKANPIAGYNQSCNDISEVCEYVDYMQKNERTPS
- a CDS encoding rhodanese-like domain-containing protein: MLRELSILILSGIISSATLYGVDYDGEKSTLIEAPYSMCVIPPQINEAKAQGINVVNTKKAKALYDQNAIFFDAREKRHYSKEHVKGAYPVYFDESKAQYIALQLPADKKQPLVFYCYGESCANSYEAALSVRKLGYQNVNWLLNGYTKWKMAGYPISTERKNSK
- a CDS encoding bifunctional diguanylate cyclase/phosphodiesterase — encoded protein: MQTKMYSRSNAFLIAFLYFFIGIFWIYFSDGAVEIIALSTNDLKTLQTYKGFFYVFSTSILLYFLVSRFLNAQFKEYALHLQTLKSKSELEISLHKTNQMYHDLFDNMLDSIAHCRMIYENGIPVDYEYINVNKIFESMTGLHDVIGRKISEFIPEYTQENPDSLRVFGEVASSGKPCKWEHYLKALDQWYNFSIYSPNHGEFIVISANVTSEKKAQIELNRSNALLKTIINSTPDAIFVKDIEGKYLLFNHAASELAGKSEDEAIGNTDEVLFTPEGAKALREMDQTILKEKVIRSQEEQAITLSGDKKVFYSTKGPIYNEDGSLLGIFGISHDITEHKQNEIQLLKQKTMFDNIAEGVYAVDLDDRCNYINFAGLKLLGLSESDILGQFPHDVFHYNIYDGKYYSREECPIQIAVLNGETAYIEHRFHRKDGSVFPVHMSVSPVIFETNIIGSVITFEDITQQQIDQDHILDEKERYDYLAHHDELTSLPNRLSLNEYMNHVVSLNKKIAFMFLDLDGFKEVNDSYGHRFGDKLLIEMTKLFKELFPIDSYIVRTGGDEFVIIVPSEGEHLQIESMMINLANMLDKPFHIDAKDIYITASIGIAFYPKDAKNSEELMRCADSAMYEAKNSGKNTFSIYKSVLTEKAVTRMSILTNLKKALINNELELYYQPQVDPNTREIIGTEALLRWFSPDGMISPSDFIPIAEESGLIIELGKFVLKESCKTAKKWADAGILSGRIAVNVAARQFIHSDFIAILKAIIDDAKCEPEWIEIEITERSILSDPEKVIVILDELRIMGFHVSIDDFGTGYSSLSYLKNLPINKLKIDISFVRNIMSEPKNQTIVKTIIALAKGLEIEVLAEGVETIDEMEFLRDNGIDSIQGYYYHRPMSAKNIEDL